A stretch of Alkalicella caledoniensis DNA encodes these proteins:
- a CDS encoding ECF transporter S component: MIKTAVKQLNVSYLTKTGVLLALALTFQIGFSTFAQPAVGPLVNMTLFIAAIYVGPISAALIGTLTPLSAFLLGIMPLFPIVSFIMIANVTLVILFTFVREINGKYGDVLGVIAGAAGKFLFLSISVRYIASYFLPQVPPKIVEMMTFPQLYTALIGGFIALLVSKKLIKYNK, encoded by the coding sequence ATGATAAAAACAGCAGTTAAACAACTAAACGTTAGTTATTTAACTAAAACAGGTGTTTTACTGGCATTAGCATTAACATTTCAAATAGGTTTTAGTACTTTTGCACAGCCTGCAGTTGGTCCATTGGTTAATATGACCCTATTTATAGCAGCTATTTATGTAGGACCTATTTCAGCAGCATTAATTGGGACATTAACCCCCCTTTCAGCATTTTTGTTAGGTATTATGCCCCTATTTCCCATAGTATCATTTATAATGATAGCCAATGTTACTTTAGTTATCTTGTTTACCTTTGTAAGAGAAATAAACGGTAAGTATGGTGATGTTTTAGGAGTAATAGCAGGTGCTGCAGGAAAATTTTTGTTCTTATCTATATCTGTTAGGTATATTGCCAGCTATTTTTTACCTCAAGTTCCACCAAAGATAGTTGAAATGATGACGTTTCCACAACTGTATACAGCTCTTATTGGTGGTTTCATAGCCCTTTTAGTGTCCAAAAAGCTTATTAAATACAATAAATAA
- a CDS encoding NADH-dependent [FeFe] hydrogenase, group A6, whose product MEMLRLTIDGNVVEATEGETILIAAKRAGIDIPTLCFLKETNEIGACRICLVEIEGQRNLQPACVYPVAQGLVVRTNSKTLRNVRKSTLKLLLSNHNRECLTCFRNKSCELQSLAEELNIDDVPFKFNRENITYDDASVAIVRDSSKCILCGRCIATCRDIQKIGILDFTHRGIDTEVTPAFNRSMDKTACVNCGQCIMACPVAALKEKEDIEKVWDALEDNDIHVVVQAAPAIRTALGEEFGLPIGTRVTGKMVSALKRLGFSKVFDTSFAADLTIMEEGYELLNRLENGGRLPMITSCSPGWVSYCEFNHPDFIENLSTCKSPHQMFGAIVKSYYAEKNQIDPKKIFVVSVMPCIAKKAESAREENQVNGLRDVDAVITTRELGKMIRQAGIDFNKLGDSEFDSPLGEYTGAAAIFGATGGVMEATLRTLVDLVEGKDMDKIEYNQVRGVKGIKEGKISLKGNELNFAVVHGTAMANEVLSQIKDGEKKYHFIEIMGCSGGCVTGGGQPHVSAKKKLELDVRVERAKVLYQEDALKEVRKSYQNPFIKKLYEEFLGQPNSIKSHQLLHTHYSVRDKYFLSDEDTLKEVAIADEVNHS is encoded by the coding sequence ATGGAGATGTTAAGACTCACAATTGATGGTAATGTTGTAGAAGCAACTGAAGGGGAAACAATATTAATAGCAGCAAAAAGGGCAGGAATCGATATTCCAACTCTATGTTTTTTAAAAGAAACAAATGAAATAGGAGCATGTAGGATATGCCTAGTTGAAATCGAAGGACAGAGAAATCTGCAGCCTGCATGTGTTTACCCAGTGGCTCAAGGACTGGTTGTACGCACTAATAGCAAAACCTTAAGAAATGTTAGAAAGAGTACTTTGAAACTACTTCTTTCTAATCACAATAGAGAGTGCTTAACTTGCTTTAGAAATAAAAGCTGTGAGCTTCAATCATTAGCAGAAGAACTAAATATTGATGATGTACCGTTTAAATTCAATAGAGAAAATATTACTTATGATGATGCTTCTGTGGCTATAGTAAGAGACTCTAGTAAATGTATTCTATGTGGAAGATGTATAGCCACATGTAGAGATATACAGAAAATAGGTATTCTAGACTTTACACATAGAGGCATAGATACAGAGGTTACACCAGCCTTTAATAGAAGTATGGATAAAACAGCTTGTGTTAACTGTGGGCAGTGTATAATGGCTTGTCCTGTGGCAGCTTTGAAAGAAAAAGAGGATATAGAAAAGGTCTGGGATGCACTTGAGGATAATGATATACATGTTGTTGTTCAGGCTGCACCAGCCATTAGGACAGCTTTAGGTGAGGAATTTGGGCTACCCATAGGCACTAGGGTGACGGGGAAAATGGTTTCAGCTCTAAAAAGGCTCGGTTTTTCAAAGGTTTTTGATACAAGCTTCGCAGCTGACTTAACTATAATGGAAGAAGGATATGAATTACTTAACCGTCTAGAAAATGGCGGTAGGCTCCCTATGATTACATCATGTTCACCAGGCTGGGTAAGTTATTGTGAATTTAACCATCCCGATTTTATTGAAAATCTATCTACATGTAAGTCGCCCCACCAAATGTTTGGTGCCATAGTTAAGTCTTATTATGCAGAAAAAAATCAAATAGATCCAAAGAAAATATTTGTTGTATCTGTAATGCCATGTATTGCAAAAAAGGCTGAGTCAGCCAGAGAAGAAAATCAGGTCAATGGTTTAAGGGATGTTGATGCTGTAATAACCACAAGGGAACTTGGAAAAATGATCAGACAAGCTGGAATTGATTTTAATAAACTGGGGGACAGCGAGTTTGATAGCCCATTAGGAGAATATACAGGGGCAGCAGCAATTTTTGGAGCTACTGGTGGAGTAATGGAAGCTACTTTAAGAACCCTCGTAGACTTGGTTGAAGGTAAGGATATGGATAAGATTGAATATAATCAGGTAAGAGGCGTAAAGGGAATTAAAGAAGGGAAAATTTCTTTAAAGGGTAATGAGTTGAATTTTGCTGTTGTCCATGGAACAGCCATGGCAAATGAAGTGTTAAGTCAGATTAAAGATGGTGAAAAAAAATATCATTTTATCGAAATCATGGGATGTAGCGGTGGCTGTGTGACAGGTGGAGGACAGCCCCATGTTTCAGCAAAAAAGAAGCTTGAGTTGGATGTACGGGTAGAGAGAGCGAAGGTATTATATCAAGAGGATGCTTTAAAAGAAGTACGTAAATCATACCAAAATCCATTTATTAAGAAACTTTACGAAGAATTCTTAGGTCAACCCAATAGTATAAAATCACATCAATTACTTCACACTCACTATAGCGTTAGAGACAAATATTTCTTAAGTGATGAAGATACATTAAAAGAGGTAGCAATAGCTGATGAAGTAAATCATAGTTAA
- a CDS encoding MerR family transcriptional regulator — MEYTVQKLGKLAGISSRTLRYYDEIGILKPARINSSGYRIYGQNEVDRLQQILFYRELDMSLEQIKEIMESPSFDSYKALIDHREKLLRKKKQLVLLIDNVDKTIASTKGGTYMSNKEKFQGFKEKMIDKNEKEYGKEIREKYGNEVVEKSNNKVKNMTEEEHEEITKLAEEIIETLYLAMETKDPSSEIAQRVAHLHKKWLTFYWSDYNKEAHIGLAQMYVDDERFRAYYDGRKPGAAEFLRDAILVYTK, encoded by the coding sequence ATGGAATATACAGTTCAAAAACTAGGGAAACTTGCAGGTATTAGCTCTAGGACACTAAGGTATTATGATGAGATAGGGATTCTTAAGCCCGCAAGAATCAATTCTTCAGGGTATAGGATCTATGGTCAAAATGAAGTAGATAGATTACAGCAGATTCTTTTTTATCGGGAACTGGACATGAGCCTAGAGCAAATAAAGGAGATTATGGAATCTCCTTCATTTGACTCATACAAGGCTTTAATAGACCATCGGGAAAAACTCCTTAGGAAGAAAAAACAGCTTGTGCTGTTAATTGATAATGTTGATAAAACCATAGCAAGTACAAAAGGGGGAACATATATGTCAAATAAAGAGAAGTTTCAAGGGTTTAAAGAAAAGATGATTGATAAAAATGAAAAGGAATACGGTAAAGAGATTAGAGAAAAATATGGTAATGAAGTTGTAGAAAAGTCTAATAACAAAGTAAAGAACATGACAGAGGAGGAACATGAAGAAATAACAAAGCTAGCTGAGGAGATCATTGAGACATTGTATCTAGCTATGGAGACAAAGGATCCGTCAAGTGAAATAGCACAGAGGGTTGCTCATTTACACAAAAAGTGGCTTACTTTTTACTGGAGTGATTATAATAAAGAGGCACATATTGGACTTGCGCAAATGTATGTGGACGACGAGAGGTTTAGAGCCTACTATGACGGAAGAAAACCAGGAGCAGCAGAATTTTTACGAGATGCTATACTCGTATATACTAAATAA
- a CDS encoding permease — MLEDLKYIIDFMYTNVKGMLIFFSFGIGIAAAIKTFKLDRFLGRSLENKKYTAIPIATAAGSFSPLCSCGVIPAIAALLASGIPLAPIMAFWIASPLMNPETFVLTYGVLGEGLAIARLLTTISLGLVAGYLTLYLSNKGYLDNQILKDFGNNQTAATEDLIEENLTKGQLLTVRGFQFLINFKDMAIFVGKYMLVAFLLEALIVRYVSMDWVGSLLGRNNPFGPIIAALIGVPAYTSSISAIPLIRGFMELGMDKGTALAFMIGGAATSIPAMVAVFSIVKRKTFILYVTVSMVGAIVAGYIYRLF, encoded by the coding sequence ATGTTAGAAGATTTGAAGTATATTATAGATTTTATGTATACTAACGTAAAAGGAATGCTAATATTTTTTAGTTTTGGTATAGGTATAGCTGCAGCTATAAAAACATTTAAGCTAGATAGGTTTTTAGGTAGATCCTTAGAAAATAAGAAATACACAGCTATACCAATTGCCACCGCAGCAGGCTCTTTCAGTCCACTTTGCTCCTGTGGCGTTATTCCTGCCATAGCTGCACTTTTAGCATCGGGTATTCCTTTAGCACCAATAATGGCTTTTTGGATAGCATCACCACTGATGAATCCTGAAACCTTTGTGTTAACCTATGGTGTGCTAGGAGAAGGACTGGCTATTGCTAGGTTGTTAACTACTATATCCTTAGGACTGGTAGCTGGATATCTAACATTATACCTTTCTAACAAAGGATATTTGGATAATCAAATATTAAAGGACTTTGGGAACAATCAAACTGCTGCAACAGAGGACCTAATTGAAGAAAATCTTACCAAAGGGCAGCTATTAACAGTGAGAGGATTCCAATTTTTAATAAACTTTAAAGATATGGCTATATTTGTTGGAAAGTACATGCTCGTAGCTTTCTTATTAGAGGCTTTAATTGTGAGATATGTGTCAATGGATTGGGTAGGAAGTCTATTAGGAAGAAATAACCCCTTTGGACCAATTATCGCTGCACTGATAGGTGTACCTGCGTATACAAGTAGTATTTCTGCGATACCACTTATCAGAGGGTTTATGGAACTGGGGATGGATAAGGGAACGGCCCTAGCCTTTATGATTGGAGGTGCAGCTACATCAATCCCTGCAATGGTGGCGGTGTTTTCAATAGTAAAAAGAAAAACATTTATTCTTTATGTTACTGTTAGTATGGTAGGTGCTATTGTTGCAGGGTATATCTACAGACTATTTTAA
- a CDS encoding MarR family winged helix-turn-helix transcriptional regulator: MELKPDCCIDEVGKMVQHLVRVMQLFERDQIKPHGFTSSQSYILIELKKSKQLTMNELSEKMNVTTSTMTRLINNLVRDKYVERYKDEDDRRIVLVRLTQGGIEVAEKLELAISDYYRRIVDSLPEGQIDDVLRSVSLLIKAFDKVNPNCC; encoded by the coding sequence ATGGAACTAAAACCCGATTGCTGTATTGATGAAGTTGGGAAAATGGTGCAACATCTTGTGAGGGTTATGCAGTTATTTGAAAGGGATCAGATAAAACCCCATGGGTTTACATCATCACAAAGCTACATCTTGATTGAACTTAAAAAATCCAAACAGTTAACAATGAATGAACTTAGTGAAAAAATGAATGTCACAACAAGTACAATGACAAGACTTATTAACAATCTCGTAAGGGATAAATATGTTGAGAGATATAAAGATGAAGATGATAGAAGAATAGTGTTAGTTAGACTTACCCAAGGTGGAATCGAGGTAGCAGAAAAACTAGAATTAGCCATATCAGATTATTATAGAAGGATAGTTGATAGTCTGCCAGAGGGCCAGATTGATGATGTTCTTAGATCTGTTTCACTATTGATAAAAGCCTTTGATAAGGTTAATCCTAATTGTTGCTAA
- the rsgA gene encoding ribosome small subunit-dependent GTPase A: MTNNQLQKIGWNEFFKDNMAVKLENTFPARVIAQKGDVYTLLSEQGEHNAKVTGKFRFNTKQVKDFPVVGDFVIVGKAKGSDNIQIHELLDRKNSFSRKMPISGGRKLKDNMIDGGVTEEQVIAANLDVIFVICGLDGNFSIPRLERYLALIRHQNLNVAILLNKLDLCENMEEKINEVSKIAGNAPVLAVSALTKQGIGQLSEYITCGKTIAFVGSSGVGKSTLLNSLFEDQVQITNTTSDHSGKGKHTTTHRQMFFHQTGCMIIDTPGMKELQLWADEEDISTVYQAVIDTIARCKFSNCTHDGEPGCAIKDALDSGELSEQRYIRYKKSLKEVRRLEERKREYKNKKMKRGR; this comes from the coding sequence ATGACTAATAATCAATTACAAAAAATAGGGTGGAATGAATTTTTCAAGGATAATATGGCCGTCAAACTAGAAAATACCTTCCCCGCTAGGGTAATAGCTCAAAAAGGAGATGTGTATACCTTGCTTTCTGAACAAGGGGAGCATAATGCTAAGGTAACTGGTAAATTCCGATTCAACACAAAGCAGGTAAAGGACTTCCCAGTGGTGGGGGATTTTGTTATTGTAGGGAAAGCCAAGGGCAGTGATAACATTCAAATTCATGAATTGTTAGATAGAAAAAACTCTTTCTCAAGGAAAATGCCCATATCAGGGGGCAGGAAACTTAAGGATAATATGATAGATGGAGGAGTAACTGAAGAACAGGTAATAGCAGCTAACCTAGATGTCATTTTTGTTATATGTGGCCTAGACGGGAATTTCAGTATTCCTAGACTTGAAAGATACCTAGCCCTTATACGACATCAAAACCTTAATGTGGCTATTTTGCTAAATAAATTAGATTTATGTGAGAACATGGAAGAAAAAATAAATGAGGTAAGTAAGATTGCTGGCAACGCCCCTGTTTTGGCAGTAAGTGCGTTGACCAAACAAGGAATTGGCCAATTGAGTGAATATATAACCTGTGGAAAAACAATAGCCTTTGTGGGATCCTCAGGAGTAGGTAAATCCACACTACTAAATTCATTGTTCGAAGATCAGGTTCAAATAACAAATACAACCAGTGACCATTCTGGTAAAGGGAAACATACCACAACCCATAGACAGATGTTTTTTCACCAAACTGGATGCATGATTATTGATACACCTGGGATGAAAGAATTGCAGCTGTGGGCAGATGAAGAGGATATTAGTACCGTGTATCAAGCGGTTATTGATACTATAGCTAGGTGCAAATTCTCAAACTGTACACATGATGGAGAACCAGGATGTGCAATAAAAGATGCTTTAGATAGCGGAGAATTGTCTGAACAAAGATATATCCGTTATAAGAAGTCCCTCAAAGAGGTTCGTCGCTTAGAAGAGAGAAAAAGAGAGTATAAAAATAAGAAGATGAAACGAGGCAGGTAG
- a CDS encoding ABC transporter permease — translation MRKIVGNARAFLSIVLIISIGIGFYITLKSFAYNLENITENYINVHGLADYTIYGSAFNEDDVDILKEMAHIKEVAPRVTIDTRYNDSQLRIMSLPLTEEPINVPFYYDGRSPENGELAICRKYAKEHELNLGDEIIVQFPDSTISLIISGIIASPEYIYLSQSSSVPLASSSDFGIGYVHGQTLLREDIQYNEIIMLFDGDVDRGNVIRDIHSTLQPGKIQNAITKDNQISYSSYAADIDQINSMAYVFPMVFLLIGSTMIYVLQKRNVVQERKQIGIQKALGYGDYHVLQSFLKYGLLLSVLGSILGIGLYNIFGQFILTAFQQMLEIPGLELELVTDYWLIGSLVALVVTAFSNIIAVKQITKINPAEAMHAEKPKDGKMSLLEKIPGVWNKLSFNSRYALKTALRNKGRFIAVILGMVATLSLTLFSLGFGDSLEHLVDRHYTQVVNYDLLVEVEPRLIGEESLLKGMDIVSAYHTALLAPMKISKGEMEADISILVSKRDFNALKLEDNKGNKIHLDDSGAILPLYYAERLNVKIGDSIKVATLDGQSTFEVEISNISDQGTSFYVYLTYEYLNSKISDDLSFYNVLFVTTEGGYNNASEEIRGLEKVKSVASAESEKNTLLQLMSLIDILVLVLVCFAIVLGITVLYSVSAINLTARTYEFNLLSVMGYSTSNIMLAYIKETILQLLISIPFGFIGGMFILSAIKEEFSNEFFVMKEHIYPSSYFYSLMILILVIVITKLLAIRYIKKLDIVQGLKAREE, via the coding sequence TTGAGGAAAATTGTGGGGAATGCAAGGGCTTTTCTATCTATTGTATTGATAATTAGTATAGGAATTGGATTTTATATTACCTTGAAATCCTTTGCGTACAATCTAGAAAATATTACTGAAAATTATATCAATGTACATGGTTTAGCAGATTACACTATATACGGTAGCGCTTTTAATGAGGATGATGTAGATATTTTGAAGGAAATGGCCCATATTAAAGAAGTAGCTCCTAGAGTTACAATTGATACTAGATATAATGATTCGCAATTGAGGATTATGTCTTTACCCCTTACTGAAGAGCCTATCAATGTTCCCTTTTATTATGATGGTAGAAGTCCAGAGAATGGAGAACTTGCAATATGTAGAAAATATGCAAAAGAACATGAACTTAATTTAGGGGATGAGATTATAGTACAATTTCCAGATAGTACTATTTCACTAATAATATCGGGAATTATAGCTAGCCCTGAGTATATCTATCTAAGTCAAAGTTCCAGTGTTCCCCTGGCTAGTTCATCTGATTTCGGAATTGGATATGTACATGGGCAGACGTTATTAAGAGAGGATATACAATACAATGAGATCATTATGCTGTTTGATGGTGATGTGGATAGAGGTAATGTAATTAGAGATATACACAGCACCCTACAACCAGGAAAAATTCAAAATGCCATAACAAAGGATAATCAGATTAGCTATAGTAGCTATGCTGCGGATATAGATCAGATTAACTCTATGGCTTATGTATTTCCTATGGTGTTTTTGCTAATTGGATCTACAATGATCTATGTGTTACAAAAGAGAAATGTTGTACAGGAGAGAAAGCAAATTGGGATACAAAAAGCTCTTGGGTATGGTGATTATCATGTACTACAATCCTTTTTAAAATACGGGCTGTTACTAAGTGTCTTAGGAAGTATATTGGGTATTGGATTATATAATATATTTGGTCAATTTATACTAACAGCTTTTCAGCAAATGCTGGAGATACCAGGCTTAGAGCTTGAGCTAGTAACTGACTATTGGTTAATTGGGTCTTTAGTGGCCCTAGTAGTCACCGCTTTTTCCAATATTATTGCTGTAAAGCAAATAACAAAAATTAACCCTGCAGAAGCAATGCATGCTGAAAAGCCTAAAGATGGTAAAATGTCACTTCTTGAAAAAATCCCAGGTGTTTGGAATAAGCTTTCCTTTAATAGTAGGTATGCCTTGAAAACTGCATTAAGAAATAAGGGGAGGTTTATAGCTGTAATATTAGGAATGGTAGCAACACTATCCCTAACTTTATTTTCTTTAGGGTTTGGTGATTCCTTAGAGCATCTAGTGGATAGACATTATACTCAGGTGGTGAACTATGACCTACTAGTAGAAGTGGAACCTAGACTGATAGGAGAAGAATCTTTATTAAAGGGAATGGACATTGTTTCTGCTTACCATACTGCCCTTTTAGCACCAATGAAAATATCAAAAGGTGAGATGGAGGCAGATATTTCCATACTGGTTAGTAAAAGGGATTTTAATGCCTTGAAGCTAGAAGATAACAAGGGAAATAAAATTCACTTAGATGATAGTGGGGCTATTCTACCTTTGTATTATGCTGAAAGACTTAATGTTAAAATTGGCGATTCTATTAAAGTTGCCACACTAGACGGACAGAGTACCTTTGAAGTGGAAATTTCCAATATTAGTGATCAAGGAACATCTTTTTATGTGTATTTAACCTATGAATACTTGAACAGCAAGATTTCTGACGACTTATCCTTCTATAATGTCTTATTTGTAACTACAGAAGGGGGATACAATAACGCTTCTGAAGAAATACGAGGTCTAGAAAAAGTTAAATCTGTCGCTTCCGCAGAAAGTGAAAAAAATACGCTTTTGCAACTTATGAGTCTAATTGATATATTAGTCTTAGTTCTGGTTTGTTTTGCCATAGTACTAGGGATTACGGTCCTCTATTCAGTAAGCGCCATCAACTTAACTGCAAGAACTTATGAGTTTAATTTGCTTAGTGTGATGGGATATAGTACATCTAATATTATGCTTGCATATATAAAGGAAACAATCTTGCAGTTACTAATATCTATTCCCTTTGGTTTTATAGGTGGCATGTTTATCCTTTCAGCCATAAAAGAAGAATTTTCTAATGAGTTTTTTGTAATGAAGGAGCATATTTATCCCTCGAGCTATTTCTACTCATTGATGATTTTAATACTTGTTATAGTTATAACTAAGCTATTAGCTATAAGGTATATCAAAAAACTTGATATAGTGCAAGGTCTTAAAGCTAGGGAAGAATAG
- a CDS encoding ABC transporter ATP-binding protein encodes MNLYEVKALTKTYGENQGKVLALNNTSVNIEKGKFIVVLGPSGSGKSTLLNILGGMDIPTSGQVTFNQMDISKYNKKQLTKLRKEKIGFVFQSYNLLPSLTALENVEFSTEIAGLKREVAKEAMALVGLEERYNHFPSQLSGGEQQRISIARALAKKPEVLLCDEPTGALDSDTGVKILHVLKSINKGQGTSIIVITHSQDIAKIADVVIKMRNGEVVEVIENPTPISPDQVNW; translated from the coding sequence ATGAATTTATATGAGGTTAAAGCTTTAACAAAGACTTATGGTGAAAATCAGGGGAAGGTACTTGCATTAAATAATACATCTGTAAATATTGAGAAGGGAAAGTTTATTGTTGTGCTTGGTCCCAGTGGTTCGGGGAAAAGTACCTTGTTAAATATTTTAGGGGGTATGGATATACCAACAAGTGGTCAAGTAACTTTTAATCAAATGGATATATCTAAATATAACAAAAAACAGCTAACTAAGTTAAGGAAAGAAAAAATAGGATTTGTATTCCAGTCATATAACCTTCTGCCCAGTCTAACAGCCCTTGAAAATGTTGAATTTTCAACTGAAATAGCTGGTCTTAAAAGGGAAGTAGCAAAAGAAGCAATGGCACTTGTTGGATTAGAGGAGAGATATAATCATTTTCCATCACAATTATCCGGTGGAGAGCAACAAAGGATATCCATTGCCCGTGCCTTGGCAAAGAAACCTGAGGTGCTTCTTTGTGATGAACCAACTGGAGCACTGGACTCCGATACTGGTGTTAAAATATTGCATGTTTTGAAGAGCATTAACAAAGGGCAAGGGACTTCAATAATTGTAATAACACACAGTCAAGATATAGCAAAGATAGCAGATGTTGTTATCAAAATGCGCAATGGTGAAGTAGTTGAGGTTATAGAAAACCCTACACCCATTTCTCCAGATCAGGTTAACTGGTAG
- a CDS encoding TetR/AcrR family transcriptional regulator, with protein MARSFSEYEKENIRQRLYEKGKESLLQYGIKKSNIEEITKAVGVSKGTFYSLFNSKEEFFFDIFEIHDRNIKARVFEVLNEPTNVLSGLREFLKEAVLSEESIGFYSRMVELEQIMIKLPPERIANHLNEDNDSIIDLMRFLQVDFQKCDPMIVSNLTKVLILTVCSRHLLNVDVLEDTCDLLIDKLIDYISLGIGG; from the coding sequence GTGGCTAGAAGTTTTTCTGAGTATGAGAAAGAGAATATAAGACAAAGACTTTATGAAAAGGGTAAAGAATCCTTACTGCAGTACGGCATTAAAAAAAGTAATATTGAAGAGATTACAAAAGCTGTAGGTGTATCAAAGGGAACGTTTTATTCTCTCTTTAATTCCAAAGAAGAGTTCTTTTTTGATATATTTGAGATTCATGATCGTAACATAAAAGCCAGAGTCTTTGAAGTCCTTAATGAACCAACGAATGTGCTAAGTGGTTTGAGGGAATTTCTTAAAGAAGCTGTGCTTTCTGAGGAAAGTATAGGTTTTTATAGTAGGATGGTAGAGTTAGAACAAATAATGATCAAACTACCCCCAGAAAGAATAGCTAATCATTTAAATGAAGACAATGATTCTATAATTGATTTAATGAGGTTTTTGCAAGTTGATTTTCAAAAGTGTGATCCAATGATTGTGTCAAATCTTACAAAGGTCCTTATATTGACAGTATGTTCAAGGCACTTATTAAACGTAGATGTTTTAGAAGACACATGTGATTTGCTTATTGATAAACTAATAGATTATATTTCTCTAGGAATTGGGGGCTAA
- a CDS encoding ABC transporter permease — translation MGLKGQLRFLYILFKLKLARTMAFRFSFFGAFFVDGIMFLIQLLMFSSIYSQVDSIGGWDRQQMLFFIGTFSLINALNMTFFFFGIISIPHKISSGQLDLYITKPVKPLLYLSFENINLGSFPLVLGSIGILIYAVSGMTLEITASMVLGYIILVNLMLILYYDTMVLLRTIAFFVIQASALERLEGELITLCMKIPGVLFEGAFKVIFYLFLPYGIMATIPTQFFTESLSIMQLGYATGIVIIFTAITLGLWKLGLKNYKSASS, via the coding sequence ATGGGATTAAAAGGACAACTGAGATTTTTATATATATTATTTAAATTGAAGCTCGCTAGGACCATGGCTTTTAGATTCTCGTTTTTCGGAGCATTCTTTGTTGATGGGATTATGTTTTTGATTCAGCTACTAATGTTTTCATCTATATACTCACAAGTTGATAGTATAGGGGGCTGGGACCGCCAACAAATGCTGTTTTTTATAGGTACTTTCTCACTGATAAATGCCTTGAATATGACATTTTTCTTCTTTGGGATAATTTCTATACCCCATAAAATAAGCTCAGGACAGTTAGACCTATATATTACAAAACCTGTTAAGCCTCTACTATATCTATCATTTGAAAACATAAACTTGGGTTCATTCCCCCTTGTTTTAGGAAGTATTGGGATACTGATTTATGCTGTTTCAGGGATGACATTAGAAATAACGGCGTCAATGGTGTTAGGTTATATAATTTTAGTAAACCTAATGCTTATCCTTTACTATGACACCATGGTACTATTAAGGACAATTGCATTTTTTGTAATACAAGCATCAGCATTGGAAAGATTAGAAGGAGAATTAATAACTTTATGTATGAAAATACCAGGGGTGCTTTTTGAAGGAGCTTTTAAAGTGATTTTTTATTTATTTCTCCCCTATGGAATCATGGCAACTATTCCTACACAGTTTTTTACTGAGAGTTTATCTATAATGCAATTGGGATATGCCACGGGAATAGTGATAATATTTACTGCCATTACCCTTGGACTTTGGAAGTTGGGACTGAAGAATTATAAAAGCGCTAGCAGCTAA
- a CDS encoding ABC transporter permease translates to MAGFTFNTMISYYIIGSFIAQLDQSSGTGGQISREIRGGQFSKYMVRPMGVFGYFVSQTVGVSVFLLSFNLIAAVLWVFVFRVKFVISYNPFTLLSTLVICGLGLLFMMQLNFYIGILAFKFLDTGMFMMIKDNIMQFVTGSLIPLGLLPTLVQDIMRYFPFYYIIYLPSMLLMGENEGEITVGLVTLIIWNLAFWLLNKLTYKRLRTKYDGVGI, encoded by the coding sequence GTGGCAGGATTTACATTCAACACTATGATTTCCTACTACATCATAGGTTCCTTTATAGCACAACTTGACCAGTCGTCAGGTACAGGAGGGCAGATCTCAAGAGAAATTAGAGGTGGACAGTTTTCAAAGTATATGGTTAGACCAATGGGTGTATTTGGATATTTTGTTTCTCAAACAGTAGGTGTCTCGGTATTTTTGTTGTCTTTTAACTTAATAGCAGCAGTACTATGGGTGTTTGTATTTAGGGTTAAATTTGTTATATCATATAATCCATTTACACTCCTATCTACACTTGTTATATGCGGACTGGGTTTATTGTTTATGATGCAGCTCAACTTCTATATAGGAATATTAGCATTTAAGTTTCTTGATACTGGTATGTTCATGATGATAAAGGATAATATAATGCAGTTTGTAACAGGATCACTTATACCCCTAGGGCTACTTCCCACACTCGTGCAAGATATTATGAGATATTTCCCTTTCTATTATATAATATATCTCCCATCCATGTTGTTAATGGGGGAAAATGAAGGGGAAATAACAGTAGGCCTTGTTACCCTAATTATCTGGAATCTAGCTTTTTGGTTATTAAATAAATTAACCTATAAAAGGTTAAGAACTAAATATGATGGGGTGGGGATTTAA